The Lepidochelys kempii isolate rLepKem1 chromosome 2, rLepKem1.hap2, whole genome shotgun sequence genomic interval AATCAGTTTCTTTGCAAAGACATTTGATACTTTTTGAAAACTAAAGACGTTTtgaacttttatttttcaaaaaaggcTTGTATAACATTTTGCAAGTGTTAAGACTATGAATATAGTCAAGCATGAATAGAGCAAGGTTGTGTTGAACAGAACAAAACCAGAAATACAAGGTGGTTTCcgctattaaaatatttaagaatattCCCATTTGCTACTTGCAAAGATATCTGTATGTTTGCGTAGAGTGGCAATTCTTAAAACGGATGGTAATATCCTGGTTTAATATCTGGGCTTTTTATTATTTGGAAATCAAGAGGTAAAATATTATGTGACTGTCTGAACAATTTGAGATAATAATGAGGTCTAATGAGCTTGTTAGAAAGATAAAATGTTATTTACCAAAACACCTGATGGGATAATTTGACTTGCTGTGTTTTACTACTGATGATAAAAAGAATATTGATTGCAAATAAATCACCACCTCTAAACGCTCGCAAACAATTTTCTCAGATCAGAGTAAAACTTAAGAGATAAAGTAACTGCATGCATATATATCATAAGTATGAATCCGTCTCCATTCCAGCGTACAAGGGCTCTTTTCTAACCAGTTAATATTTTACAGTACACGTCTGaggtttgtgtgtgcgtgtgaaatATCTCACATTTTAGTGTTTGCGATTCAAAATCGCATGTTACCTTTCTCGACTAATTTAACCTGTTAGCAAACTACTTTTTAAGATTGATTTGGGGCTAAATAAAGATACTTGGGATTTAAGTGTGACATACCCATAGCTATTTTGAAAATAGGCATATTATTAATATGTGTTGACGTTAAATATGTAAGTGTGAGCTCATCTCTCCTTTTTGCTGCGTGCTTATTTTAAATACACTATAAAATTGACTCGTCGAGATAAATGTGAAAACATTAAATTTGCATCGTTTGATTTGATTtgcctgggggtgagggctcagaGGGTTGAGAAGTGGTGGAGGAGCAGAAAATAGGTCTAACGTTTAGCAGATCCCTGTGCAGTCACTCTTCCTTTTCACCACAAGAAGGGGAGTCATCTGGGAACAGCTCTGTTCAAACTAAATGTGAATAACCTAGAATGAGGAGGCCAAAGTTTTGCTGTAAAGACCCCGTGCTGTATTCTAGAGGCGTATTTATGCCCCATTCCTTCCGGTGTACTGAGGGGAAAGACGGATCTCTCTTAAGAAGGGAACAAACTGCAGCAGCAACATATTCAGGTCTGTTAGAGACATTAACGAGAgaactcattttcttttcttctctgcttGTCTGAATGTGTTGCAGGGCTCCCAGTATGAACTGAAGGATAATCCAGGTGTCCACCCTGCTACCTTTGCTGCCCACACTGCCCCTGGCTATTATCCCTATGGACAGTTCCAATATGGGGACCCAGGGCGGCCCAAGAATGCCACCAGGGAGAGCACTAGTACCTTGAAGGCCTGGCTGAATGAGCACAGGAAGAACCCCTACCCCACCAAGGGGGAGAAGATCATGCTGGCCATCATCACCAAGATGACTCTCACCCAGGTCTCCACCTGGTTCGCCAACGCTAGAAGGAGACTCAAGAAGGAGAACAAAGTAACTTGGGGAGCAAGGAGTAAGGACCAAGAAGATGGTAACCTCTTTGGGAGTGACAACGAGGGAGACCCTGAAAAGAACGAAGACGACGAAGAAATCGACCTGGAAAGCATAGACATTGATAAAATCGATGAGAATGATGGGGAGCAGAGtaatgaagaagaggaggagaaatcTGAGCTCCTGCGACAAAGCAGCGAAGATgaacatttggaaaaagaaaagggtttgtCATTGTCAGAATCTGAAAGTCTTAAACCCAAAGACTCTTTCTCCCTGGTAAAGGAGGCCTCTGACAACAGTACACGAATCATAAATCCCAATGGACAGAATAATTTACAGGTGCCACCCCACAGCAAACCCAAGATTTGGTCTTTGGCAGAGACAGCAACCAGCCCTGATGGCGCCCTGAagtcttcccctcctcctccttctcattCCCAGGTTAACCACACTTCCGCCCAGATTCAGCATCCGGCTTTCCTCCCTAGCCATGGACTCTACACATGCCAGATTGGCAAATTTCACAACTGGACAAATGGGGCTTTCCTCACTCAGAGTTCCCTGTTAAACGTGAGGTCTTTTTTGGGAGTAAACCACCATCATGCTGCTCATCATAACCAccatcttcagccccagcaacaGCCTTCTGTATTAACAGCAACCCTGGGAGCCCTAAGCAGTGAAAAACCTACAGAGAGGACCAGTCCCAAACACATAGGTAATGCACCAAGCAGCGATGTCCGGTGGAGagctgtttatttatttattttttttaatggtgttaGCTTCAGCCTTGTTGTAATTCACTGTCTTTAACGGACTTCCACCTAGTTTACTCTAGGGCTGAATTTAGCATCTTACGTAATATACATTAGTGTGTTTCATGTAGAATACTACCAGTCACACACCAGGCACCTCAAAAATAAGTTAAAATCGTTAGGGTAGCGCTATTTAACTTGTCCCCGGAGCTTTCCCTTGTTTTGTTGTTTAGTTCAAAGCCCTCGGCTTCAAAGTGattcaacaacaaaacaaaaacaaacaaaaaaatgtggcAAGAATATCTTAAATCTGCTTTGGAACAACAAATAATCAATGAAGGCAATACAAACGTGAACTGATACCTATATGTCTGATTAGCTACATGTGTGAGTGCGCGTATGTGTTTCTCTAAGATATTTCTTGGGTTTTCTTTTCCTCCAGAAAGAGAAAATGCACCAAGGACTGAAACCCCACCCCAGCAGTTAAAATCGCCTTTCCAGCCTGTCCGTGACAAGTGAGTTATTCTTCACTGAAGGAATGTTACTTATGTGACACTGAGTATTTGAATAATAAAGACTAATTATAACAACTACTCATCTTCATACTAATACATAAAACAACAAGAAGGATAATACAGCATTTCCTGCTGTAATCCTTTCAAAAGTAGAATAATTTACAACTGTCCATAGCCAGTTTGTAACTTTTCTGAAACTTAACAAATCTCAACTATCTTTTGGCATTTATGTCCTCGAAAAATATTTCTGTGTAGTTAGCTAATGTTGGGCAGTTATATCAATAGACAGACACCATAGCGATGCTTTCACTTTTTTTACTGATAGACTGTTGcgtcttttttcccccttacagCTCTTTGGCTCAGCAAG includes:
- the IRX1 gene encoding iroquois-class homeodomain protein IRX-1; protein product: MSFPQLGYPQYLSASQAVYGSDRPGVLAAAAAAAAAAAASGRPGGAELGSGSAAVTSVLGMYASPYSAPNYSAFLPYTADLSLFSQMGSQYELKDNPGVHPATFAAHTAPGYYPYGQFQYGDPGRPKNATRESTSTLKAWLNEHRKNPYPTKGEKIMLAIITKMTLTQVSTWFANARRRLKKENKVTWGARSKDQEDGNLFGSDNEGDPEKNEDDEEIDLESIDIDKIDENDGEQSNEEEEEKSELLRQSSEDEHLEKEKGLSLSESESLKPKDSFSLVKEASDNSTRIINPNGQNNLQVPPHSKPKIWSLAETATSPDGALKSSPPPPSHSQVNHTSAQIQHPAFLPSHGLYTCQIGKFHNWTNGAFLTQSSLLNVRSFLGVNHHHAAHHNHHLQPQQQPSVLTATLGALSSEKPTERTSPKHIERENAPRTETPPQQLKSPFQPVRDNSLAQQEGTPRILTALPSA